In one Spirosoma rigui genomic region, the following are encoded:
- a CDS encoding EboA domain-containing protein — MNIATMSQTLFYLIEQQPDSQKAVEYLRQQVDLYYQNPQRGTFYRVFTAMPRFVGKRPLDIPADIAFALQRLRPGFSVEGWTMDRLARVWWLLQLPADDQTDYVGTITQLFKAGELNELVALYSALPVLAFSEVWRFQATEGIRNNIADVQSAIMLHNPYPADYFDESAWNQLILKAFFTDKDVTQIIGLNERKNAHLARTLADYAAERRAAGRSLPPHIELLMEEEG; from the coding sequence ATGAACATTGCGACAATGAGTCAAACGCTGTTTTACCTGATCGAACAGCAACCCGATTCCCAAAAGGCGGTTGAGTACCTGCGCCAGCAAGTCGACCTCTACTACCAAAACCCGCAAAGAGGCACGTTTTACCGCGTTTTCACGGCCATGCCCCGCTTCGTGGGGAAGCGCCCCCTGGACATTCCGGCCGACATCGCGTTTGCGCTTCAGCGGCTCCGTCCGGGTTTCAGCGTTGAGGGCTGGACAATGGATCGACTGGCGCGTGTATGGTGGCTATTGCAGCTTCCCGCCGATGACCAAACCGACTACGTAGGAACCATCACCCAGCTTTTCAAAGCGGGGGAACTGAACGAGCTGGTGGCGCTGTATTCCGCATTACCTGTACTGGCGTTTTCCGAAGTCTGGCGCTTTCAGGCCACAGAGGGGATTCGAAATAACATCGCCGATGTTCAGTCGGCCATCATGCTGCACAACCCGTACCCCGCCGACTACTTCGATGAATCTGCCTGGAATCAACTGATTCTGAAAGCTTTTTTTACTGATAAGGACGTCACACAGATTATCGGGCTGAACGAACGGAAAAACGCTCACCTGGCCCGAACCCTGGCCGATTATGCCGCTGAACGGCGTGCCGCCGGTCGTAGCTTGCCACCTCACATTGAACTGCTGATGGAGGAAGAGGGCTAG
- a CDS encoding DUF4136 domain-containing protein: protein MNMRKQQTGRWLTYAALLLTVGGGLMACRENAIDDLKPEDSAVYITNRDRSVNFSQYRTFSLPDSVVIESNTSFTPSLNTTESQFVTSVANELTARGFQRVSQGQASDLGVAVIRVNNRYTGVGVNPYGSYYSNYWYGGGFGGGLGGFYDPFLFPSYYTYQVSERYWEIRVVDLKNRPTNTTNPDQQQLQVIYSATVRGSEVTDAPAAQQAVTALFSQSPYLRATP from the coding sequence ATGAACATGCGTAAACAACAAACGGGACGATGGCTAACCTACGCGGCTTTGCTGCTAACGGTTGGCGGAGGGCTGATGGCCTGCCGCGAAAATGCCATCGATGATTTAAAGCCGGAAGACAGCGCGGTGTATATTACGAATCGGGATCGAAGCGTCAACTTTTCGCAGTACCGGACCTTCAGCCTGCCCGACTCGGTCGTTATCGAGTCAAATACCAGCTTCACACCGTCGCTGAACACCACCGAGAGCCAGTTCGTAACCAGTGTTGCCAATGAGCTGACAGCCCGTGGATTTCAGCGGGTTAGCCAGGGGCAGGCCTCCGATCTGGGCGTGGCCGTGATCCGGGTTAATAACCGGTATACGGGTGTGGGCGTGAATCCCTACGGCTCCTATTATTCAAACTACTGGTATGGGGGTGGGTTTGGCGGTGGCCTGGGCGGCTTTTACGACCCTTTCCTGTTTCCGAGCTACTACACTTACCAGGTGAGCGAACGGTATTGGGAAATTCGGGTTGTCGACCTGAAAAACCGACCAACGAACACTACGAACCCTGACCAGCAGCAGCTTCAGGTAATCTACAGCGCCACCGTTCGCGGTTCCGAAGTTACCGATGCGCCAGCGGCCCAGCAGGCCGTAACGGCTTTGTTCAGTCAGTCACCTTACTTACGGGCTACCCCCTAA
- a CDS encoding porin family protein, with amino-acid sequence MKRITALIVLLALTTAAQAQYRNEPNDVFASTFDRYVTFSLAARYGVSMPLGGQKGYIDRVSPANLALEGEWLFPQRFSIGIKTGYQYNQQRLGRQVYDFGDQSISAVQTRTLSVIPAMVSASYYFAQNSAAIRPYVQVAGGGAYVDYTNYFGPLADQKNGFKGAIAPAVGLKFFGQRDQKLGAEIQAQYQNVFFNYDLLKNSSPSLILSAGLVYRMY; translated from the coding sequence ATGAAACGGATTACCGCATTAATCGTCCTGCTGGCTCTCACAACGGCCGCGCAGGCACAGTACAGAAACGAACCCAACGACGTTTTTGCCTCGACATTCGACCGCTACGTTACCTTTAGTCTGGCTGCCCGCTACGGGGTATCCATGCCGTTAGGCGGGCAGAAAGGATACATTGACCGGGTATCGCCGGCTAACCTGGCTCTCGAAGGAGAATGGCTCTTTCCGCAACGTTTCTCGATTGGTATCAAGACCGGTTACCAGTATAACCAGCAGCGGTTAGGTCGGCAGGTATATGACTTCGGCGATCAGTCCATATCAGCAGTGCAAACCCGTACCCTATCGGTTATACCGGCCATGGTATCGGCGTCGTACTATTTTGCGCAGAACTCAGCCGCTATCCGGCCTTATGTGCAGGTGGCCGGTGGTGGTGCCTACGTTGATTATACGAACTACTTTGGCCCCCTCGCCGACCAGAAAAATGGTTTCAAAGGTGCCATTGCGCCGGCTGTTGGCTTGAAATTTTTCGGTCAGCGGGATCAAAAACTGGGCGCCGAAATTCAGGCGCAGTACCAGAATGTGTTTTTCAACTACGATCTGTTGAAGAACAGCAGTCCATCGCTGATACTGTCGGCTGGATTAGTGTACCGCATGTACTAG
- the eboC gene encoding UbiA-like protein EboC (EboC, a homolog the polyprenyltransferase UbiA, belongs to system of proteins involved in the trafficking of precursor metabolites to an extracytoplasmic compartment so that the biosynthesis of certain natural products, such as scytonemin, can be completed.), translated as MIKALLSLTRPANLVTAIADVLAGIAISGYFQNPSPLAAPVGWLSLATVGLYGGGVVFNDVFDAELDAVERPERPIPSGIISKGTAAGLGSVLLAIGVGASFLVNSTAGLLAIGIALASLIYDKFGKHSNLLGPLNMGLCRGLNLLLGVSILPEQVMPWAWVGLVPIIYIAAITMISRGEVHGGSSTTLRAAGLLYALVIGCVAALAQRKQQLGTALPFLLLFGYYIFPPLWRAVREPVGRNIGLAVRAGVLSLIVMNAAWVAAFASFPLAILVFCLLPLSRLLAKVFAVT; from the coding sequence ATGATTAAAGCACTGCTTTCCCTTACCCGACCGGCTAACCTCGTTACGGCCATTGCCGATGTGCTGGCCGGAATTGCTATTTCGGGGTATTTTCAGAACCCGTCTCCGTTGGCCGCTCCGGTAGGCTGGCTATCTCTGGCTACGGTGGGGTTGTATGGGGGCGGTGTTGTCTTTAACGACGTATTCGATGCTGAACTGGATGCCGTTGAGCGCCCTGAGCGGCCTATTCCGAGTGGTATTATCAGTAAAGGTACTGCTGCTGGCCTAGGTAGTGTTCTGCTCGCTATTGGTGTGGGAGCGTCGTTTCTGGTTAATTCAACGGCGGGGTTGCTGGCCATCGGTATAGCCCTGGCATCGCTGATTTACGATAAATTCGGGAAGCATAGTAACCTGCTGGGTCCGCTGAACATGGGCCTCTGTCGGGGGTTAAATCTATTGCTCGGCGTTAGTATTCTGCCCGAACAGGTAATGCCCTGGGCGTGGGTGGGGCTGGTGCCCATCATCTATATTGCGGCCATAACGATGATTAGCCGGGGTGAGGTGCACGGCGGTAGTTCGACGACACTACGGGCCGCAGGCCTGCTCTACGCGCTCGTTATTGGCTGCGTGGCGGCACTGGCGCAGCGAAAACAGCAACTGGGTACCGCGCTGCCCTTCCTGCTGCTTTTCGGCTACTATATATTTCCACCCCTGTGGCGGGCAGTTCGCGAGCCGGTAGGTCGTAATATTGGGCTGGCCGTGCGGGCGGGCGTACTCTCGCTCATCGTCATGAACGCAGCCTGGGTAGCGGCTTTTGCTTCGTTCCCGCTGGCTATTCTGGTGTTCTGCCTATTGCCTTTGTCGCGACTGCTGGCCAAAGTCTTTGCCGTAACGTAG
- a CDS encoding TatD family hydrolase has protein sequence MNFMDSIQGMSFFDMHVHMISRTTDDYQAMADAGVVAVIEPAFWMGQPRTGVDSFRDYFATLVGWERFRASQFGIRHYCTIGLNSKEANQEALAEQVMEILPLFIYKEGVVGIGEIGFDDQTPAEEKYYRAQLDLAKEAGLPVQIHTPHRDKKQGTSRSMDIAIEHGVAPGMVIVDHNNEETVREVLDRGFWAGFTIYPFTKMGNERMVEIVKQYGPERIMINSAADWGVSDPLAVPKTAALMKQRGISDEAIRLVTFENAVTAFAQSGQLRLDEIIEPIQIDQSQRFNGSSVLRGGQAPRVDKESTIIK, from the coding sequence ATGAATTTCATGGATTCAATCCAGGGTATGTCGTTCTTCGACATGCACGTCCACATGATTTCCCGTACCACCGATGACTACCAGGCCATGGCCGATGCCGGTGTGGTAGCCGTTATCGAACCGGCTTTCTGGATGGGCCAGCCCCGCACCGGCGTCGACTCCTTCCGCGACTATTTTGCTACGTTGGTAGGCTGGGAGCGGTTCAGGGCGTCGCAGTTCGGTATCCGGCACTACTGCACCATCGGTTTGAATTCGAAAGAAGCGAACCAGGAGGCCCTGGCGGAGCAGGTTATGGAAATCCTGCCGCTATTCATCTATAAAGAAGGGGTTGTTGGTATTGGGGAAATCGGCTTCGACGACCAGACCCCGGCCGAAGAGAAATACTACCGGGCCCAGCTTGATCTGGCAAAAGAAGCAGGCCTGCCTGTGCAGATTCACACGCCCCACCGCGATAAAAAACAGGGTACCAGCCGTAGTATGGACATTGCCATTGAGCACGGAGTGGCGCCGGGTATGGTCATCGTCGATCATAACAACGAAGAAACGGTGCGCGAGGTGCTGGATCGGGGCTTCTGGGCCGGGTTCACCATTTACCCATTTACAAAAATGGGGAATGAGCGAATGGTCGAGATCGTGAAGCAATACGGTCCCGAGCGGATCATGATTAACTCGGCCGCCGATTGGGGCGTTAGTGATCCGCTGGCAGTGCCCAAAACGGCTGCGTTGATGAAGCAGCGTGGTATTTCGGATGAAGCCATCCGGCTCGTTACGTTCGAAAACGCAGTGACCGCTTTTGCCCAGAGTGGCCAGCTTCGTTTAGATGAGATCATAGAACCCATCCAGATCGATCAAAGCCAGCGATTCAATGGCAGCTCAGTACTCCGCGGAGGACAGGCACCACGGGTCGACAAGGAATCGACGATTATTAAATAA